ATGCAACTTGTGTGTAGACATCTGGTGTATCATAGCTTCAGAAACATGCCGAAGACTTGTCAGATTCATGCCACGCATAattgctgctgtattgtgttccaaaagTGGGCAAACATGTtgtgcaggtggtcataatgttttggctcatcagtgtaaaattCAATTATAAAATAAGAAAGGGTAGAAACAAACGTGTAAACATAGAAGCATTTTGCATTCAGCACTCAAGCACAGCAGCAAACCTGTCCCATTTATGTGTCAAAGCAAAGCCAGAAAATTGCACCCTAACCCACAGCAAGCACCCACTAAGAGTGCTACGTTACCTAGCAGGAGCCCCTCCTGTGGCCACAGAGTTGCAGCTTCTGCTCAGCCAGCAAATCAGCCCTCGATGTCCCCACATATGGGGAGTGCTTGATTCCAAACGAATGAGCAGGGGCCCATGGCCTGTTGAGGGTTACCTGGTGCAACCCGTTGCAGTTACATAGTTAGTCTTTAATATAACTTTCAGTGCTGATGGAACACATTTCCATACCTCATTCATCTCTGgaaattttcttttaatattcCTTGTTCAAAAGCATTATTGCAAAAATTAGTACAAATTTATTCAAGGCAAGATTAGTGCAGTAAAATTTATCAGGGTCTACTGGCTATATACTGTGCTCTTTGATTTCAACATATTTTGTACTTGTGGTTAAATCAATAAATGGGTTATTCAATAATACAATTACAAAAAAGCAATATACATTTGCACAGGGAATCAAATTAATTAGTTGCCTCTCAGATTGGTGCATTGTTATACTGTGCTGGTACTAAGTATTTGGTATTTCACTAACTGTTATAATAATAGTACAAAATTAATGTGATATGTTAACTAGTTCTGTATTTATTAGACTTGAAAATCACACTTCTAAATGAATATTGAATGTCATTTTAGCAATACAGCTTTACTCATGACAAAAacaatgaaatgatgataacggaATTTATAACCTGAAAAGTAGGCACATGTGTGGAACGTAGAACAATAAATTGATAATTGAGTTTTGAACAGTTCACATCTTTCACTCCATAAAATTTATTTGTAGGAATGAGTAGCCTATCTAGAACTTAATTATTATTGTGAGTGAGATTTAGTACCTCAGACACATTGCTTTTTCTGTATTTGAAAGGGAGAGGATGTTAACACCTCACTGAAGAGAAAAGGAAGGCAGATAAGATTAATATCCTATCACCATCTATATCATTGAGAGGTGTAGCACTAGCTAAAAGAAGATGAGGAATGAAATTAGACATGGCCTTCCTGAGGAAATGATCCCAGTATCCACCTGAAGTGATTTAATAGAACCAAATAAAACTGATGATACTTAAACCATTCTGCTCTCAAATACTAGTCTATTGCCTTCACTATAGTGTCACACTGCTTGCTAATATATCTTTGACAGTAAGATTGTTAAAAACATACTACAAAATCAGCACTGAAAAGAATGAGAAGAAATTAAATTATGACATTCAGCACATGCCTTTACCTAAGCTTATTTGGCATGTAGTAGAACATTCAAGTAATGAAGTATCAGTAGAACAACTTTCAAATGCAAATCTGCTTTTCTAATACTGTGCCAGTCACTTTGTCTCTTCACAAGGAAGTTGTGTCTTTGGGGAATCTGGtggttttacttatttatttattttttattttttaaattaaatgtttaaaacatATGCTAAAATAGTGATACATGATGATTATATTAATTGTTCAAACTAACTAGCAGGGATTGGCAATTAATTGCCTTCTTTATAAATATTAATAGAGTTCTTTAATTTTACAACAAAGTAACGTGGAACAGTTGTTAAGAAACtgaacttgcatttgggaggacagcAGTTAAAATCCACATCCAACCATCCAAATTTAAGCCTTCTGTGTTTTTTttagttcacttcaggttaataccaggctagttcctttgaaaaggtccaTAGTCAGTTTCCTTTTCTGCACTTCTCCAACCCCCCCTAGAGCTCCACTTCTATTGACCTCATTTCCACTGGACATTAAATTCTTATCTTCCATCTGTAATTCCACACATTGTAAAATTAGATCTCTTTGATTTAATACATAATATATTTGTTCATACACATTCTTGGACAATTATTCTCTGATAGCGTTTATTATGAACTACTGGCAGTTCCAGTTAGTGATATTTACCTTCTCTGGTATACTGAAAACTAAATGCTGAAACATAAGTTATGGGTCCCAACTAGTTTTCAGAAATGAACATTTTTTCACATAATTAGATCTTTAAAACAATTACTGTACAGTGTTCTGTTTGaagatttctgtgtgtgtgtgtgtgtgtgtgtgtgtgtgtgtgtgtgtgtgtgtgtgtgtgtgtgtgtcacaaaggTTAATTCTTTCTTCATTGTGTTAAGTAATTGTTGGTTATGAATTAAGCTGCTGATTACTTATGTTTCTGTACAAAATCTGTGCTAGCTTTATGTATGCTTGAAGCACATCTTCATTTTTAGAAAATAAGCACATTTCATGAACTTTGTTACATTTGTTAGGTGACTCGAACCCCCAGTAGTGTTACTGAAATCACAGATGACTCTTAATTACAGCATAACATACATCAATTGCTTGTGTTACTGATGGGTTTCCCTGTTTGTTAGAAGCAAGTGGTGACAAACAACAACAGACAGTCACTTATCAAACAGTGAGTTTTTACTTACCAAAACCATGACTATTTTGAATGAACTTAGTCATTTACATAACTTGTTGTCTTTATACAATATTCTCAGAAAGACACCTTGTATGAAGAATGCATACTGTTATAGATGAATGACTTCAGTCAGTAGTAGTCATGGTTTCAATTAGTAAACAAAGCACTGCCCTTCAATTGTGCCGCtgatgttgtttatttacagttaaAACATGTTTTCCTAAGGTGTTAGTGGTGTGCTGTTTACCTTCTCTGGAGAATGTGCCCCTGGCCCTGGCTTTTGTGTTGAGTCTGAAGGTAGCTGGTAACGTGAGCTGATGGAGTATGCTGGAGAGCGTGCTTTGTAGTTTTCTGCCCGTGCATCGTTGTAGGTACCTGGGCCTGGCACAAGAATACGGTCATCAGTAAGTTCCTTCTGCCTCCCAGAAATGGTGAATGCTGGAGCCTGCTTTTTGTTACCCTCCTTTGTGGCACCCAACACTGTTGGAATGTTGTACACATTAGGAGCtgtaacaacagaaaataaaaCTCCTTTATATTAATCTTCAGAAAATGTTCCTGTGTTCTGCATCCGTAGAAATGATAGAAGCGTACTGGAGCTAAGCAGGATCCCTTAAGAAAAATGGAACACATAGACAAATAGCATGCTCTAGAttacaagaaataataaaaatcaaataaGTAATTTACCAACTGTTGCAGTCACTGGGAATACTACTTggaattttacttactgtgcagtTTAGTCATGGAGTTTACTACATGGAATGGAAGGAAATTACTCAAAAAATGGAAATGTCAGTTTTTCTTGAACTGCCAAATTAAAAATGAACAATAATATATATAACAagtgttaaaatttatttttggtGGCAATATAAATATTCCAATTAATGTTAAGAAATAGCAGGATATTTAAGCCAGATATATAAAAACTACTTGCCTGGAGTAGTGCTAGGCTTCTCAACCTGAGTTTTCAGACCAAAAGTGTACTTCGGGGAGTTGTCAAGGACTACTTTTTCTGATTTTTCTGGATTGTAATCACCAGGGGCTGGTGTGTTGTCATGACGTGGGTCCTTGGGGCGCCCATGAAGAGTGGCAGCTGGAGGACTGTCCTTTCCTAACAAACAAATAGACATGAAAATATTAGTATTTTTACATAAATCCCAACTGTTTTAAACAGCCAAAAAGTTTTTGGTGGCATCTTATAAACAGCAGCTATTATTGGGTGTCTTTAGGGTAATTGTTCCTGTAAGAGTTACCATTTTTTATTCCCTACTATGATTCTTTATAATAGATGTACGGTAAGGTGTTTACTCTTTCCTTAATGCTGATTATGTCTGCAGTATAATTCCATTGATAGTCACATGTAGTCATATATATGGTAAACTACCAAATTTTCATCAGCTCTCACAATGCAGTACACATGACTGGAATGTTATGTGACTACAAGAAAATTGCATAAATGGGATGTGGAATCAACACAGCCATTCTGAATTCACATTTTGAGTGGAATAGTGTCCAAAATTAAGGTATTTTAAATAGTGGTAATCATTCAAATGATAAGGGACACAGTAGTGTCTGAACCTATCAAAAATAATTGCTTATCTTTGTAGAATTTTGTAGTATCTGACAGAAATTTGTGTATTTGATAGTAAATGTGGGAGTGATGTGATTTTGTATGTGAGTGATTGTAGTTCTGTGTGATACAATTCCAGTCACTGGTTTTAGAATTGTGTACATTTcacttcattccattccacaaCAGTAATTTGTGGAACAGAAAAGCAAACCACTACAACAAGAAGAGGTATTATGGTAATGGCCCATTAGCTGTTTGTCAGCGTAAGGCTTGGTATATGACTAACCCCTAGGCCATCCACTTTCAAATGGAAAAAGGTCTGTCCCTGGAGAACAACTGAAGCAGTTTAAAACAAATAGAGCAAAGGTGCCAGTGTAAAATAGCATCTGAAAGGGAACATAATCATTCTAGAAGAAACTTTCCCATGGCAAAATGCACATGATGGctaaacaaaaaaattctttttgccATATGTTTTTGGGAGAACTTGTTTGTTTGATGAACAAAGTGTCACCAAAAAGACCTAGTGCAAGCCTTGATATTGTGTCTGGAGAATGTACCACAGATGATTCAATGAGAGGAAAGCATGAGATACAGGAGAACACTTAACGACAGGATACACTTATACATAGAGTTCTGTTCTGTGACAGTCTTTGAAAGGTCAAGATGGCTCACTTCTTTGAGATGGGCACTTATCATGTCTGTTACTGCCACTTGCTCCACACTTTGCTGCTG
The genomic region above belongs to Schistocerca americana isolate TAMUIC-IGC-003095 chromosome 7, iqSchAmer2.1, whole genome shotgun sequence and contains:
- the LOC124623200 gene encoding outer dense fiber protein 3 isoform X1; the encoded protein is MGGITQRPWTPTKRRGPIAAEFSGPGPACVTLPNLIGGSAVPDSKRGRAPAFSFGSRHNSKNDSAGPGPGQYNVTGLSAKGKDSPPAATLHGRPKDPRHDNTPAPGDYNPEKSEKVVLDNSPKYTFGLKTQVEKPSTTPAPNVYNIPTVLGATKEGNKKQAPAFTISGRQKELTDDRILVPGPGTYNDARAENYKARSPAYSISSRYQLPSDSTQKPGPGAHSPEKVTLNRPWAPAHSFGIKHSPYVGTSRADLLAEQKLQLCGHRRGSC
- the LOC124623200 gene encoding outer dense fiber protein 3 isoform X3, encoding MGGITQRPWTPTKRRGPIAAEFSGPGPACVTLPNLIGGSAVPDSKRGRAPAFSFGSRHNSKNDSAGPGPGQYNVTGLSAKGKDSPPAATLHGRPKDPRHDNTPAPGDYNPEKSEKVVLDNSPKYTFGLKTQVEKPSTTPGPGTYNDARAENYKARSPAYSISSRYQLPSDSTQKPGPGAHSPEKVTLNRPWAPAHSFGIKHSPYVGTSRADLLAEQKLQLCGHRRGSC
- the LOC124623200 gene encoding outer dense fiber protein 3 isoform X2, with product MGGITQRPWTPTKRRGPIAAEFSGPGPACVTLPNLIGGSAVPDSKRGRAPAFSFGSRHNSKNDSAGPGPGQYNVTGLSAKGKDSPPAATLHGRPKDPRHDNTPAPGDYNPEKSEKVVLDNSPKYTFGLKTQVEKPSTTPAPNVYNIPTVLGATKEGNKKQAPAFTISGRQKELTDDRILVPGPGTYNDARAENYKARSPAYSISSRYQLPSDSTQKPGPGAHSPEKVKLDTLPNYSFGIKHSPYLGYLKGQMV